Proteins encoded in a region of the Streptococcus sanguinis genome:
- the rpoB gene encoding DNA-directed RNA polymerase subunit beta: protein MAGHEVRYGKHRTRRSFSRIKEVLDLPNLIEIQTDSFQDFLDHGLKEVFEDVLPISNFTDTMELEFVGYEIREPKYTLEEARIHDASYSAPIFVTFRLINKETGEIKTQEVFFGDFPIMTEMGTFIINGGERIIVSQLVRSPGVYFNDKVDKNGKVGYGSTVIPNRGAWLELETDSKDIAYTRIDRTRKIPFTTLVRALGFSGDDEILDIFGDSDLVRNTIEKDIHKNPMDSRTDEALKEIYERLRPGEPKTAESSRSLLEARFFDPHRYDLAAVGRYKINKKLSVKTRLLNQTIAEPLVDAETGEILVEAGTVMTRSVIDSIAEQLDNGLNKITYIPNDSAVLTDPVELQKFKVVAPTDPDRVVTIIGNANPSDKVRIVTPADILAEMSYFLNLAEGIGRVDDIDHLGNRRIRAVGELLANQVRLGLSRMERNVRERMSVQDNEVLTPQQIINIRPVTAAIKEFFGSSQLSQFMDQHNPLSELSHKRRLSALGPGGLTRDRAGYEVRDVHYTHYGRMCPIETPEGPNIGLINNLSSYGHLNKYGFIQTPYRKVDREAGVVTNEIVWLTADEEDEFIVAQANSKLNEKGGFAEPIVMGRHQGNNQEFPSDQVDYMDVSPKQVVAVATACIPFLENDDSNRALMGANMQRQAVPLIDPKAPYVGTGMEYQAAHDSGAAVIAQHDGKVTYADADKVEVRREDGSLDVYQIQKFRRSNSGTAYNQRTLVKVGDVVEKGDFIADGPSMENGEMALGQNPIVAYMTWEGYNFEDAVIMSERLVKDDVYTSVHLEEYESETRDTKLGPEEITREIPNVGEDALRNLDEMGIIRIGAEVKEGDILVGKVTPKGEKDLSAEERLLHAIFGDKSREVRDTSLRVPHGADGVVRDVKIFTRANGDELQSGVNMLVRVYIAQKRKIKVGDKMAGRHGNKGVVSRIVPVEDMPYLPDGTPVDIMLNPLGVPSRMNIGQVMELHLGMAARNLGIHIATPVFDGASSEDLWDTVREAGMDSDAKTILYDGRTGEPFDNRVSVGVMYMIKLHHMVDDKLHARSVGPYSMVTQQPLGGKAQFGGQRFGEMEVWALEAYGASNVLQEILTYKSDDVNGRLKAYEAITKGKPIPKPGVPESFRVLVKELQSLGLDMRVLDEDDNEVELRDLDEGEDDDVIHVDDLEKAREKAAQEAKAAFEAEGKE, encoded by the coding sequence TTGGCAGGACATGAAGTTCGATACGGTAAACACCGTACCCGTCGTAGTTTTTCAAGAATTAAGGAAGTTCTTGATTTACCAAATTTGATTGAAATCCAAACGGATTCGTTCCAAGATTTCTTGGATCATGGTCTGAAGGAAGTCTTTGAAGATGTACTTCCTATTTCAAACTTTACCGACACCATGGAATTGGAATTTGTCGGCTATGAAATCCGTGAGCCTAAATATACGCTGGAAGAAGCACGCATTCACGATGCTAGCTATTCAGCGCCAATCTTTGTGACTTTCCGTCTAATTAACAAGGAAACTGGTGAAATCAAGACTCAGGAAGTCTTCTTTGGTGATTTCCCAATCATGACTGAAATGGGAACTTTCATCATCAATGGTGGTGAGCGGATTATCGTATCCCAGTTGGTGCGTTCTCCAGGGGTTTACTTTAACGATAAAGTTGACAAAAACGGAAAAGTTGGCTACGGTTCAACGGTTATTCCTAACCGCGGTGCTTGGTTAGAGTTGGAAACAGACTCAAAAGACATTGCCTACACTCGTATTGACCGGACACGGAAGATTCCATTTACCACTTTGGTGCGTGCGCTTGGTTTCTCAGGTGATGATGAGATCTTGGACATCTTTGGTGACAGCGACTTGGTGCGCAATACCATTGAAAAAGATATCCACAAGAACCCAATGGACTCTCGTACAGATGAAGCCCTGAAAGAAATCTATGAGCGTCTTCGTCCAGGGGAGCCTAAGACGGCTGAAAGTTCTCGTTCCCTTCTTGAAGCGCGTTTCTTTGATCCGCATCGTTATGACTTGGCAGCAGTAGGTCGCTACAAGATTAATAAAAAACTCAGCGTCAAGACACGCTTGCTGAACCAAACAATTGCAGAGCCATTGGTAGATGCTGAAACAGGAGAAATCTTGGTTGAAGCTGGTACAGTTATGACCCGCAGTGTGATTGACAGCATTGCAGAGCAGCTGGACAATGGTTTGAACAAAATCACTTATATTCCAAACGACTCAGCTGTCTTGACAGATCCTGTAGAATTGCAAAAGTTCAAGGTTGTGGCACCAACTGATCCAGACCGCGTTGTAACTATCATTGGTAACGCAAATCCTTCTGACAAGGTACGGATTGTAACACCAGCTGATATCTTGGCTGAGATGAGCTACTTCCTCAACTTGGCTGAAGGTATCGGTCGTGTGGACGATATTGACCACTTGGGGAACCGTCGTATTCGTGCTGTTGGTGAGCTTTTGGCTAACCAAGTCCGTCTGGGACTTTCTCGGATGGAGCGTAATGTTCGCGAACGGATGTCTGTTCAAGACAATGAAGTACTGACTCCACAGCAAATCATTAACATCCGTCCAGTGACTGCAGCCATTAAAGAATTCTTTGGTTCTTCTCAGTTGTCACAGTTCATGGACCAACACAATCCGCTGTCTGAGCTCTCTCACAAGCGCCGTCTTTCTGCCTTGGGACCTGGTGGTTTGACACGTGACCGCGCTGGTTATGAAGTGCGGGACGTGCACTATACTCACTATGGCCGTATGTGTCCAATTGAAACGCCTGAAGGACCAAACATCGGTTTGATCAATAACTTGTCTTCTTATGGACATCTTAACAAATATGGCTTTATTCAGACTCCTTACCGTAAGGTAGACCGTGAAGCTGGCGTAGTAACTAACGAAATCGTTTGGCTGACAGCTGATGAGGAAGATGAATTTATCGTAGCGCAGGCCAACTCTAAGCTGAATGAAAAAGGCGGCTTTGCTGAGCCTATCGTTATGGGACGCCACCAAGGTAATAACCAAGAATTCCCATCAGACCAAGTAGACTACATGGATGTATCGCCTAAGCAGGTAGTTGCCGTAGCGACAGCATGTATTCCTTTCTTAGAAAATGACGACTCCAACCGTGCTCTCATGGGTGCCAACATGCAGCGTCAGGCTGTGCCTTTGATTGATCCAAAAGCGCCTTATGTCGGTACTGGTATGGAATACCAAGCTGCCCACGACTCTGGTGCAGCGGTCATTGCCCAGCATGATGGTAAGGTTACCTATGCGGATGCAGACAAGGTTGAAGTTCGCCGTGAAGATGGTTCTCTTGATGTTTACCAAATTCAAAAATTCCGTCGTTCTAACTCGGGAACTGCTTACAACCAACGTACCTTGGTAAAAGTTGGCGATGTCGTTGAAAAAGGCGACTTTATCGCTGACGGACCTTCTATGGAAAATGGAGAAATGGCCCTGGGACAAAACCCAATCGTTGCCTACATGACATGGGAAGGTTACAACTTCGAGGATGCGGTTATCATGAGTGAGCGTCTGGTGAAAGACGACGTCTACACCTCTGTTCACTTGGAAGAATACGAATCAGAAACTCGTGACACCAAGCTTGGCCCAGAAGAAATTACCCGCGAAATTCCAAACGTAGGGGAAGATGCCTTGCGCAATCTGGACGAAATGGGTATTATCCGCATCGGGGCGGAAGTCAAGGAAGGTGATATCCTAGTAGGTAAAGTTACCCCTAAGGGTGAAAAAGACCTTTCTGCTGAGGAACGTCTCTTGCACGCTATCTTCGGAGACAAGTCTCGTGAAGTCCGCGATACCTCTCTGCGTGTGCCACATGGTGCCGATGGAGTGGTTCGTGACGTGAAAATCTTTACCCGTGCTAATGGTGATGAATTGCAATCTGGCGTTAATATGCTGGTTCGCGTCTACATCGCTCAAAAACGTAAAATCAAGGTCGGAGATAAGATGGCCGGTCGTCACGGAAACAAAGGGGTTGTATCCCGTATCGTTCCTGTGGAAGACATGCCTTACTTGCCAGATGGAACACCAGTTGATATCATGTTGAATCCACTCGGGGTACCATCTCGTATGAACATTGGTCAGGTTATGGAGCTTCACCTTGGTATGGCAGCACGTAACTTGGGCATCCATATTGCAACTCCAGTCTTTGATGGAGCAAGCTCAGAAGATCTCTGGGATACAGTGCGCGAAGCTGGTATGGACAGCGATGCCAAGACTATTCTTTATGACGGACGTACCGGTGAGCCGTTTGATAACCGTGTATCTGTCGGTGTCATGTACATGATCAAGCTCCACCACATGGTAGATGACAAACTCCATGCCCGCTCAGTAGGTCCTTACTCAATGGTTACTCAACAGCCGCTCGGAGGTAAAGCTCAATTTGGTGGACAACGTTTTGGTGAGATGGAAGTTTGGGCCTTGGAAGCTTACGGTGCTTCTAACGTTCTGCAAGAAATCCTGACTTACAAGTCAGATGATGTCAATGGACGTTTGAAGGCTTATGAAGCTATTACCAAAGGGAAACCAATTCCAAAACCAGGTGTGCCAGAATCCTTCCGCGTTCTTGTCAAAGAATTGCAATCTCTTGGTCTGGATATGCGCGTTCTCGATGAAGATGACAATGAAGTAGAACTGCGTGACCTAGACGAAGGTGAAGATGATGATGTGATTCACGTTGACGATCTTGAAAAAGCGCGTGAAAAAGCAGCTCAAGAAGCGAAAGCAGCTTTTGAGGCTGAAGGAAAAGAATAA